The following proteins come from a genomic window of Paucimonas lemoignei:
- a CDS encoding membrane protein, whose translation MSTTRKTADAFALQVMLVLCVVWGMQQVLIKWAAPDIAPVMQAAGRSGIAALIVGIAMCWQGGLRSISSTWRAGLFAGSLFALEFLFIAEGLKLTTAAHMSVFLYTAPIFTALGLHWKLPSERLRPLQWLGIFLAFIGIAAAFVGGLSLSDMDSNMLLGDAMGVLAGMAWGATTVVVRSSRLSEAPVTLTLFYQLMVCVVGLLLIAVVSGQVGLVELTPIGVGSVLFQGLVVSCASYLAWFWLLRRYLASNLAVFSFMTPLFGVTFGVLLLDEPLSLNFVIGAILVLLGITLVSGEQWVRKKLRGWMQA comes from the coding sequence ATGAGCACTACCCGCAAAACCGCTGATGCTTTCGCCCTGCAAGTCATGCTGGTGTTGTGTGTGGTCTGGGGCATGCAGCAGGTCTTGATCAAATGGGCCGCGCCGGATATTGCGCCGGTCATGCAGGCGGCCGGTCGTTCCGGGATTGCGGCGCTGATTGTCGGTATTGCCATGTGCTGGCAGGGTGGGTTGCGCAGCATCAGCAGCACTTGGCGTGCCGGGTTATTCGCAGGCAGCCTGTTTGCGCTGGAGTTTCTGTTTATTGCCGAGGGGCTGAAACTGACCACGGCGGCCCATATGTCGGTGTTCCTCTATACCGCGCCGATCTTCACCGCACTGGGCCTGCACTGGAAATTGCCCAGTGAGCGACTGCGGCCTTTGCAGTGGCTGGGCATTTTCCTGGCCTTTATCGGGATCGCGGCAGCATTTGTCGGCGGTCTGTCACTGTCTGACATGGACAGTAACATGTTGCTGGGCGATGCCATGGGCGTGCTGGCAGGGATGGCCTGGGGGGCGACGACAGTGGTCGTGCGCAGCTCGCGACTGTCCGAAGCACCCGTCACTCTGACCCTGTTTTACCAGCTGATGGTCTGCGTGGTGGGCCTGCTGTTGATTGCGGTGGTCAGTGGCCAGGTGGGCCTTGTCGAGCTGACGCCCATCGGTGTCGGCAGCGTTCTGTTCCAGGGGCTGGTGGTGTCCTGCGCCAGCTATCTGGCCTGGTTCTGGCTGTTGCGGCGCTATCTGGCCTCGAATCTGGCAGTGTTCTCGTTCATGACGCCGCTGTTCGGCGTGACCTTCGGCGTGCTGCTGCTCGACGAACCGCTGAGCCTCAACTTCGTCATCGGCGCGATCCTGGTGTTGCTCGGTATCACCCTGGTCAGTGGCGAGCAGTGGGTGCGTAAAAAACTGCGTGGCTGGATGCAGGCATGA
- the yhjX_2 gene encoding putative transporter: protein MTSVWRTSGWILLGSALILALSLGTRHGFGLFLAPMSADFGWGREVFAFAIAFQNLMWGLAQPFAGALADRFGAAKVVFVGGILYAAGLMMMSMADSPLSLSLSAGVLIGIGLSGTSFSVILGVVGRALPPEKRSMGMGIASAAGSFGQFAMLPGTLGLLSWLGWSTALLVLGAMVALILPLVMMLKDSPAPLLGGEQTLREALKEACSHSGFWLLALGFFVCGFQVVFIGVHLPAYLVDQHLPAKVGTTVLALIGLFNIFGTYTAGWLGGRMSKPRLLTMLYLLRAVVIVLFISVPLSQTSAYLFGVAMGLLWLSTVPLTNGTVATLFGVRNLSMLGGIVFLFHQLGAFLGGWLGGVVYDRTGSYDLVWQLSILLSLLAAALNWPVRERPVARLQASAA, encoded by the coding sequence ATGACATCTGTCTGGCGTACCAGTGGCTGGATCCTGTTGGGCAGTGCGTTGATTCTGGCGCTGTCGCTGGGCACTCGCCATGGCTTCGGGCTGTTCCTGGCGCCCATGAGTGCCGACTTTGGCTGGGGTCGGGAAGTCTTTGCCTTTGCCATCGCTTTTCAAAACCTGATGTGGGGTCTGGCGCAGCCCTTTGCTGGCGCGCTGGCTGACCGTTTTGGTGCCGCGAAGGTGGTGTTCGTCGGGGGTATCCTCTATGCCGCCGGTCTGATGATGATGAGCATGGCCGACTCGCCTCTGAGCCTGTCGTTGAGCGCAGGCGTGTTGATCGGCATCGGCCTTTCAGGAACATCTTTCTCGGTGATCCTTGGCGTGGTGGGCCGGGCCTTGCCGCCAGAGAAACGCAGCATGGGCATGGGTATCGCCAGCGCGGCCGGGTCCTTTGGTCAGTTCGCCATGCTGCCTGGCACCCTGGGCCTGCTCAGCTGGCTGGGTTGGTCCACGGCCTTGCTGGTGTTGGGTGCGATGGTGGCGCTGATTCTGCCGCTGGTGATGATGCTCAAGGACAGCCCTGCGCCGTTGCTCGGTGGCGAGCAGACCCTGCGTGAAGCCCTCAAGGAAGCCTGTTCTCATTCGGGCTTCTGGTTACTGGCACTGGGCTTTTTTGTCTGCGGTTTTCAGGTGGTGTTCATCGGCGTACATCTGCCCGCCTACCTGGTGGATCAACACCTGCCCGCCAAGGTCGGGACCACCGTATTGGCGCTGATCGGCCTGTTCAATATTTTCGGCACTTACACCGCTGGCTGGCTGGGTGGGCGGATGTCCAAGCCGCGGCTGCTGACCATGCTGTACCTGCTGCGGGCTGTGGTCATTGTGCTGTTCATTTCAGTGCCGTTGAGTCAGACCTCGGCCTATCTGTTTGGAGTGGCCATGGGGCTGCTGTGGTTGTCGACGGTGCCACTGACCAACGGCACCGTGGCGACCTTGTTCGGCGTGCGTAACCTGTCCATGCTCGGTGGGATCGTCTTTCTGTTCCACCAGTTGGGCGCCTTTCTGGGTGGTTGGCTCGGAGGCGTTGTGTATGACCGCACGGGGAGTTACGACTTGGTCTGGCAATTGTCGATTCTGCTCAGCCTGTTGGCTGCGGCACTGAACTGGCCGGTGCGCGAGCGGCCGGTAGCCCGCTTGCAGGCGAGCGCGGCGTGA
- the fadL gene encoding aromatic hydrocarbon degradation protein, protein MKKVMLKTTLGLAVSLATSQLFAAGFAINEQSISGMGTGFAGRSSSADDASTVFGNPAGMSRLKREQVSVGAAAIIAKTDIDNGRGTFGGSNDGDMVPFVGVPMGYYVKPIDDHWAFGVGFYVPFGLVTDYESGFAGRYWGDKSHVQVVTFQPTVSYAFNDKVSIGFGPTFNRIEGELTSATLNAATPGRNDGEVKIKGDDLGIGFNAGILVQATDSTRVGLTYHSKVEYKLDGKTKIEGSGFGPFNGGKYHAGLNIDTPESVDFSVTHELDANWTLYAGSTWTRWSRLESIVVNNSGVPAQLGGSAGPIGRIAEEQNWHDTWAHAIGASYKVNKEWTLRTGFSVDQSPTNNLNRSPRIPTGDRKAISFGAAWSPTDDMTIDVAYSYLREDEAKIRDASATKGVYSADYRNTAHGIGSSITYRF, encoded by the coding sequence ATGAAAAAAGTAATGCTCAAGACCACACTCGGCCTCGCTGTCAGCCTGGCAACCTCTCAATTGTTTGCTGCCGGTTTTGCTATCAACGAGCAAAGTATCAGCGGTATGGGCACCGGTTTCGCGGGTCGCTCTTCCTCGGCAGACGACGCAAGCACCGTGTTCGGCAACCCTGCCGGCATGTCCCGTCTCAAGCGCGAACAAGTCAGCGTTGGCGCAGCTGCAATCATCGCCAAGACCGATATTGATAACGGCAGAGGCACTTTCGGCGGCAGCAATGATGGCGATATGGTACCGTTCGTCGGCGTTCCGATGGGCTATTACGTCAAGCCTATCGATGATCACTGGGCATTTGGTGTTGGTTTCTATGTTCCGTTTGGCCTGGTCACCGATTACGAAAGCGGCTTCGCCGGGCGCTATTGGGGCGACAAGAGCCACGTTCAGGTTGTGACCTTCCAGCCCACCGTCAGCTACGCCTTCAACGACAAAGTTTCCATCGGTTTCGGCCCGACCTTCAACCGCATCGAAGGCGAGCTGACTTCCGCAACCCTCAACGCCGCCACTCCAGGCCGCAATGATGGTGAAGTGAAGATCAAAGGCGACGACCTGGGCATTGGCTTCAACGCCGGTATCCTGGTGCAAGCCACGGACAGCACCCGCGTTGGCCTGACCTACCACTCCAAGGTCGAATACAAGCTCGACGGCAAAACCAAGATCGAAGGCAGCGGTTTCGGCCCGTTCAACGGCGGCAAGTATCACGCTGGCCTGAACATTGACACCCCGGAATCTGTCGATTTCTCGGTGACCCACGAGCTGGACGCCAACTGGACTCTCTACGCAGGTAGCACCTGGACTCGCTGGAGCCGACTGGAAAGCATCGTCGTGAACAACAGCGGTGTTCCAGCGCAACTGGGTGGCTCAGCAGGCCCGATCGGCAGAATCGCCGAAGAACAGAACTGGCACGATACCTGGGCACACGCCATTGGCGCGTCCTACAAGGTCAACAAAGAGTGGACCCTGCGTACCGGTTTCTCGGTTGATCAATCGCCAACCAATAACTTGAACCGTTCGCCACGCATCCCGACCGGCGATCGCAAGGCCATCAGTTTCGGTGCTGCCTGGAGCCCGACAGACGACATGACCATTGATGTGGCCTACTCGTACCTGCGTGAAGACGAAGCGAAGATTCGCGACGCCAGCGCGACCAAAGGCGTCTACAGCGCTGACTACCGCAACACCGCTCACGGCATCGGCAGCTCGATTACCTATCGCTTCTGA
- a CDS encoding Sel1 domain-containing protein repeat-containing protein has protein sequence MKPQPDPSVDVQDSNSERSQLSLRVALWLLDNPRLNQKTSVKHFAGRLLKQPARRGVVVAQSRLGQMLCRDCGNTRDRRIGHELLRQAARAGDRSAQFEYGRLCAQSPINEPQRARHWLELASAKGSLDAQRLLVQLDRH, from the coding sequence ATGAAGCCGCAGCCTGATCCATCTGTCGACGTTCAAGATTCAAACAGCGAACGTTCCCAACTGTCATTGCGCGTCGCGTTATGGCTGCTGGATAACCCGCGCCTGAATCAAAAAACCAGCGTCAAGCACTTCGCCGGTCGTTTGCTCAAGCAACCTGCGCGGCGCGGGGTGGTGGTGGCGCAGAGTCGTCTGGGGCAGATGCTGTGCCGCGATTGCGGAAACACCCGGGATCGACGCATTGGCCATGAGTTGTTGCGTCAGGCAGCACGTGCCGGTGATCGTAGTGCCCAGTTCGAATACGGTCGCCTTTGTGCCCAGTCGCCGATCAACGAGCCGCAGCGTGCGCGTCACTGGCTTGAACTGGCGTCCGCCAAAGGGTCGCTCGATGCCCAGCGGCTGCTGGTGCAGCTGGATCGCCACTGA
- the rmuC gene encoding DNA recombination protein: MALDLNSLLIGLGLAALPLLALAWQLQRKLTLQQADAALLDERLSTAQMAQDGLNAQLDASRDEISDLSQANAAKQADLAATRREVELLRQERDNAQDVAHGWNLERSTKEAELRRLDSQCASLTAELREQQESHQQRLNDLQSSRDELRAQFAEMASKIFDEREQRFAETSQQQLGQLLDPLKERIQSFEKRVEESYQAEARERFSLGKELERLQQLNLRLSDEATNLTRALKGQKTQGNWGELILERVLEHAGLEKGREYQTQVNLKGPDGERFQPDVLIMLPGDKQVVVDAKVSLTAYQQYISADDDVIGQAALKQHVLSLRNHVKGLSGKDYKRLEGLHSLDFVLLFVPIEAAFSAALQAEPNLFQEAFDRNIVIVSPTTLLATLRVIDSLWKQERQSQNAREIAERAGWLYDKFVLFIQDLDEVGSRLQQLDKAYSAARNKLTDGRGNLVSRSEQLKLLGARASKNLPADLLERAMTDEQGLAQLPE, encoded by the coding sequence ATGGCACTGGACTTGAACAGCCTGCTGATCGGCCTTGGCCTTGCCGCGTTGCCGTTACTGGCACTGGCCTGGCAGCTGCAACGCAAGCTGACCCTTCAACAAGCCGACGCTGCCTTGCTCGACGAACGACTGAGCACGGCACAAATGGCTCAGGACGGGCTCAACGCTCAGCTGGATGCCAGCCGCGACGAGATCAGCGATCTGAGTCAGGCCAATGCCGCCAAGCAAGCCGATCTTGCCGCCACCCGCCGCGAGGTCGAGCTGTTGCGCCAGGAGCGTGACAATGCGCAGGACGTCGCCCACGGCTGGAACCTTGAGCGCAGCACTAAAGAAGCCGAGTTGCGCCGCCTGGATTCGCAATGCGCTTCATTGACCGCCGAATTGCGCGAGCAGCAGGAAAGCCACCAGCAACGTTTGAACGACCTGCAATCTTCTCGCGACGAGTTGCGCGCCCAGTTTGCCGAGATGGCCAGCAAGATCTTTGACGAGCGCGAACAACGCTTTGCTGAAACCAGCCAGCAACAACTCGGACAATTGCTGGACCCCCTCAAGGAACGCATTCAGTCCTTTGAAAAGCGCGTGGAAGAAAGCTATCAGGCCGAGGCGCGGGAACGCTTTTCGCTGGGCAAAGAGCTGGAGCGTCTGCAGCAGCTCAACCTGCGCCTGAGCGACGAAGCGACCAACCTGACCCGTGCCCTCAAGGGCCAGAAGACGCAAGGCAACTGGGGCGAGCTGATTCTGGAGCGCGTGCTGGAACATGCCGGGCTGGAAAAGGGCCGTGAATACCAGACGCAAGTCAACCTCAAGGGGCCGGATGGCGAGCGCTTCCAGCCCGATGTGCTGATCATGTTGCCGGGCGACAAGCAGGTGGTGGTCGACGCCAAGGTCAGCCTGACCGCTTATCAGCAGTACATCAGTGCCGATGACGACGTGATCGGACAGGCGGCCTTGAAACAACACGTCCTGTCATTGCGCAATCACGTCAAAGGCTTGTCCGGCAAGGATTACAAGCGCCTCGAAGGCTTGCACAGCCTGGATTTTGTGTTGTTGTTCGTGCCCATTGAGGCGGCGTTTTCAGCCGCATTGCAAGCCGAGCCGAATCTGTTTCAGGAAGCCTTCGACCGCAATATCGTGATCGTCAGCCCTACCACGTTGCTGGCGACCTTGCGGGTGATCGACAGCCTGTGGAAGCAGGAACGCCAGAGTCAGAACGCGCGAGAAATCGCCGAGCGGGCGGGGTGGCTGTACGACAAGTTCGTGTTGTTCATTCAGGATCTGGACGAAGTGGGCAGTCGGCTGCAGCAGCTCGACAAGGCGTATAGCGCCGCCCGAAACAAATTGACCGATGGCCGTGGCAATCTGGTCAGCCGCAGCGAACAGCTCAAACTGCTGGGTGCCCGAGCCAGCAAAAACCTGCCGGCTGATTTGCTTGAGCGAGCGATGACCGATGAACAGGGGCTGGCGCAGTTGCCGGAATAG
- the bsaA_2 gene encoding glutathione peroxidase, whose amino-acid sequence MTPRWLAVPILLLAMGGTALAADCPPLLQGELPKLRAKENIDLCQRFAGKPMLVVNTASFCGFAPQFKSLEALSQRYKGQGLEVLGVPSNDFKQESKDGEETAKVCYVNYGVTFTMTEPQAVRGDDATHLFKVLAEQSNPPRWNFYKYVVDRQGKVVASFSSMTEPDDPELIAAVEKAIASKP is encoded by the coding sequence ATGACCCCTCGCTGGCTTGCTGTTCCTATTCTGTTGCTGGCCATGGGCGGCACTGCCCTGGCCGCAGACTGCCCACCGTTGTTGCAAGGCGAATTGCCGAAGCTGCGCGCCAAGGAAAATATCGACCTGTGCCAGCGCTTCGCGGGCAAGCCAATGCTGGTGGTCAATACCGCCAGCTTTTGTGGCTTCGCGCCTCAGTTTAAAAGCCTCGAAGCTTTGAGCCAGCGTTACAAAGGGCAGGGGCTTGAAGTGCTCGGCGTGCCCTCCAATGACTTCAAGCAGGAGTCCAAGGATGGCGAGGAAACGGCCAAGGTCTGTTACGTCAACTATGGCGTGACCTTCACCATGACCGAGCCGCAAGCGGTCAGGGGCGATGACGCGACTCACTTGTTCAAGGTGCTGGCCGAGCAGAGCAACCCGCCGCGCTGGAATTTCTACAAGTACGTAGTGGATCGCCAGGGCAAGGTGGTCGCCAGCTTTTCCAGCATGACCGAGCCGGATGATCCGGAGTTGATCGCAGCGGTTGAGAAGGCTATCGCGTCCAAGCCTTGA